A window of the Callospermophilus lateralis isolate mCalLat2 chromosome 7, mCalLat2.hap1, whole genome shotgun sequence genome harbors these coding sequences:
- the Isg15 gene encoding ubiquitin-like protein ISG15, which translates to MGWNLKVKMLGGEEHHVSLSGSAMLWDLKQQISQKTGVPAFQQHLALPSGPVLQDRVPLSSQGLAPGSTVLLMVQNGDSPLSILVRNDKGRIRPYSIRLTQKVAELKRQVGQQEHIQEDLFWLSFEGRPMEESQLLGEYGLAPQSTVFLNLRLRGGGA; encoded by the exons ATG GGCTGGAACCTGAAGGTGAAGATGCTGGGGGGCGAGGAGCACCATGTGTCCCTGAGTGGCTCCGCGATGTTGTGGGACCTGAAGCAGCAGATCTCCCAGAAGACTGGAGTGCCGGCCTTCCAGCAGCACCTGGCCCTGCCCAGTGGCCCCGTGCTGCAGGACAGGGTCCCTCTCAGCAGCCAGGGCTTGGCCCCTGGCAGCACCGTCCTGCTGATGGTGCAGAACGGTGACAGCCCCCTGAGCATCCTGGTGAGGAACGACAAGGGCCGCATCAGACCCTACAGCATCAGGCTGACGCAGAAGGTGGCGGAGCTCAAGCGGCAGGTGGGCCAGCAGGAGCACATCCAGGAAGATCTGTTCTGGCTGAGCTTCGAGGGGAGGCCCATGGAAGAGTCGCAGCTGCTGGGGGAGTATGGACTCGCCCCTCAGAGCACTGTGTTCCTGAACCTGCGCCTGCGCGGGGGCGGGGCCTAG